A genomic window from Carassius gibelio isolate Cgi1373 ecotype wild population from Czech Republic chromosome A11, carGib1.2-hapl.c, whole genome shotgun sequence includes:
- the LOC128021930 gene encoding atlastin-2 isoform X1 — MAEESGVKHRNRTGQSCTESPHNDGVCGAELTSDPRLDVSGALQIVLSDEEQHRFSLDDEALERMLLQERVKDLHAVVLSVAGAFRKGKSFLLDFLLRYMYSQGSDAWLGGDDEPLTGFTWRGGCERETTGIQAWSHVFVVEKPDGSKVAVLLLDTQGVFDSQSTIRDCATLFALSTMISSVQVYNLSQNVQEDDLQHLQLFTEYGRLAMEEIYLKPFQSLMFLIRDWSYPYEHAFGLEGGNEFLEKRLQVKQNQHEELQNVRKHINSCFSKISCFLLPHPGLKVAINPHFDGRLQDIDDEFKRELVNLVPLLLAPENLVEKEISGSKVTCGDLLQYFRAYMKIYQGEELPHPKSMLQATAEANNLAAVSGAKDLYTRSMEQVCGGDRPYMSPVDLERSHEELKQSCVRQFCGVKKMGGEELCGRYQEQLEQEIDEAYASFLKHNHGKNIFFAVRTPATLFAVMVVMYVSSMLTGFLGVSSVAVLCNLLMGLALISLCVWTYVKYSGEFRELGCFIDRLALTLWEQRTPRKVFSKLFEVARSKMSQTQRQRRSSNNNIKKRN, encoded by the exons ATGGCGGAGGAGAGCGGCGTAAAGCACCGGAATCGCACCGGACAGAGCTGCACAGAGAGCCCACATAACGACG gggTTTGTGGGGCggagctgacctctgacccccgGCTGGACGTGTCTGGAGCGCTGCAGATCGTCCTCTCTGACGAGGAGCAGCACCGGTTCTCTCTGGACGACGAGGCGCTGGAGAGGATGCTGCTGCAGGAGCGAGTGAAGGATCTCCACGCCGTGGTGCTGTCTGTAGCTGGAGCCTTCCGCAAGGGCAAGTCCTTCCTGCTGGACTTCCTGCTCAGATACATGTACAGCCAG gggtcAGACGCGTGGCTGGGGGGGGACGACGAGCCGCTGACCGGCTTCACCTGGAGGGGCGGCTGTGAGCGAGAGACCACCGGCATCCAGGCCTGGAGCCACGTGTTTGTGGTGGAGAAACCAGACGGCAGCAAG gtgGCCGTGCTGCTCCTGGACACACAGGGAGTGTTTGACAGTCAGTCCACCATCAGAGACTGTGCCACACTGTTTGCTCTGAGCACCATGATCAGCTCTGTACAG GTCTATAACCTGTCCCAAAACGTTCAAGAAGACGATCTGCAGCATCTTCAG CTCTTCACAGAGTACGGTCGACTGGCCATGGAGGAGATCTACCTCAAACCCTTCCAG TCGCTGATGTTTCTCATTCGAGACTGGAGTTACCCGTACGAACACGCTTTCGGTCTGGAAGGAGGAAATGAGTTCCTGGAGAAGAGGCTGCAG GTCAAACAGAATCAACATGAAGAGCTGCAGAACGTCAGGAAGCACATCAACTCCTGCTTCTCCAAGATCAGCTGCTTCCTGCTGCCTCACCCCGGCCTCAAGGTGGCCATCAACCCACACTTCGACGGCCGCTTACAGG acATCGATGATGAGTTCAAGAGGGAGCTGGTGAATCTGGTGCCGCTGCTCCTGGCTCCTGAGAATCTGGTGGAGAAGGAGATCAGCGGCTCTAAAGTCACGTGTGGAGATCTGCTGCAGTATTTCAGA GCCTACATGAAGATCTATCAGGGTGAAGAACTGCCGCATCCCAAGTCCATGTTACAG gcgACGGCTGAAGCTAATAACCTGGCCGCTGTATCAGGAGCTAAAGACTTGTACACCAGGAGCATGGAGCAG GTGTGCGGTGGAGACAGACCCTACATGTCTCCGGTGGATCTGGAGCGCAGTCACGAGGAGCTGAAGCAGAGCTGCGTGCGTCAGTTCTGCGGTGTGAAGAAGATGGGAGGTGAGGAGTTGTGCGGCCGCTATCAGGAGCAGCTGGAGCAGGAGATCGACGAGGCCTACGCCAGCTTCCTCAAACACAACCACGGGAAGAACATTTTCTTTGCTGTGCGCACGCCGGCCACGCTGTTTGCTGTGATGGTGGTGATGTACGTGTCGTCGATGCTGACGGGCTTCCTGGGCGTGAGCTCTGTGGCGGTGCTGTGTAACCTGCTGATGGGTCTGGCGCTGATCTCGCTCTGCGTCTGGACCTACGTCAAATACTCCGGAGAGTTCAGAGAGCTGGGCTGCTTCATCGACCGGCTGGCACTGACCCTGTGGGAGCAG
- the LOC128021930 gene encoding atlastin-2 isoform X2, producing MAEESGVKHRNRTGQSCTESPHNDGVCGAELTSDPRLDVSGALQIVLSDEEQHRFSLDDEALERMLLQERVKDLHAVVLSVAGAFRKGKSFLLDFLLRYMYSQGSDAWLGGDDEPLTGFTWRGGCERETTGIQAWSHVFVVEKPDGSKVAVLLLDTQGVFDSQSTIRDCATLFALSTMISSVQVYNLSQNVQEDDLQHLQLFTEYGRLAMEEIYLKPFQSLMFLIRDWSYPYEHAFGLEGGNEFLEKRLQVKQNQHEELQNVRKHINSCFSKISCFLLPHPGLKVAINPHFDGRLQDIDDEFKRELVNLVPLLLAPENLVEKEISGSKVTCGDLLQYFRAYMKIYQGEELPHPKSMLQATAEANNLAAVSGAKDLYTRSMEQVCGGDRPYMSPVDLERSHEELKQSCVRQFCGVKKMGGEELCGRYQEQLEQEIDEAYASFLKHNHGKNIFFAVRTPATLFAVMVVMYVSSMLTGFLGVSSVAVLCNLLMGLALISLCVWTYVKYSGEFRELGCFIDRLALTLWEQVFSKLFEVARSKMSQTQRQRRSSNNNIKKRN from the exons ATGGCGGAGGAGAGCGGCGTAAAGCACCGGAATCGCACCGGACAGAGCTGCACAGAGAGCCCACATAACGACG gggTTTGTGGGGCggagctgacctctgacccccgGCTGGACGTGTCTGGAGCGCTGCAGATCGTCCTCTCTGACGAGGAGCAGCACCGGTTCTCTCTGGACGACGAGGCGCTGGAGAGGATGCTGCTGCAGGAGCGAGTGAAGGATCTCCACGCCGTGGTGCTGTCTGTAGCTGGAGCCTTCCGCAAGGGCAAGTCCTTCCTGCTGGACTTCCTGCTCAGATACATGTACAGCCAG gggtcAGACGCGTGGCTGGGGGGGGACGACGAGCCGCTGACCGGCTTCACCTGGAGGGGCGGCTGTGAGCGAGAGACCACCGGCATCCAGGCCTGGAGCCACGTGTTTGTGGTGGAGAAACCAGACGGCAGCAAG gtgGCCGTGCTGCTCCTGGACACACAGGGAGTGTTTGACAGTCAGTCCACCATCAGAGACTGTGCCACACTGTTTGCTCTGAGCACCATGATCAGCTCTGTACAG GTCTATAACCTGTCCCAAAACGTTCAAGAAGACGATCTGCAGCATCTTCAG CTCTTCACAGAGTACGGTCGACTGGCCATGGAGGAGATCTACCTCAAACCCTTCCAG TCGCTGATGTTTCTCATTCGAGACTGGAGTTACCCGTACGAACACGCTTTCGGTCTGGAAGGAGGAAATGAGTTCCTGGAGAAGAGGCTGCAG GTCAAACAGAATCAACATGAAGAGCTGCAGAACGTCAGGAAGCACATCAACTCCTGCTTCTCCAAGATCAGCTGCTTCCTGCTGCCTCACCCCGGCCTCAAGGTGGCCATCAACCCACACTTCGACGGCCGCTTACAGG acATCGATGATGAGTTCAAGAGGGAGCTGGTGAATCTGGTGCCGCTGCTCCTGGCTCCTGAGAATCTGGTGGAGAAGGAGATCAGCGGCTCTAAAGTCACGTGTGGAGATCTGCTGCAGTATTTCAGA GCCTACATGAAGATCTATCAGGGTGAAGAACTGCCGCATCCCAAGTCCATGTTACAG gcgACGGCTGAAGCTAATAACCTGGCCGCTGTATCAGGAGCTAAAGACTTGTACACCAGGAGCATGGAGCAG GTGTGCGGTGGAGACAGACCCTACATGTCTCCGGTGGATCTGGAGCGCAGTCACGAGGAGCTGAAGCAGAGCTGCGTGCGTCAGTTCTGCGGTGTGAAGAAGATGGGAGGTGAGGAGTTGTGCGGCCGCTATCAGGAGCAGCTGGAGCAGGAGATCGACGAGGCCTACGCCAGCTTCCTCAAACACAACCACGGGAAGAACATTTTCTTTGCTGTGCGCACGCCGGCCACGCTGTTTGCTGTGATGGTGGTGATGTACGTGTCGTCGATGCTGACGGGCTTCCTGGGCGTGAGCTCTGTGGCGGTGCTGTGTAACCTGCTGATGGGTCTGGCGCTGATCTCGCTCTGCGTCTGGACCTACGTCAAATACTCCGGAGAGTTCAGAGAGCTGGGCTGCTTCATCGACCGGCTGGCACTGACCCTGTGGGAGCAG